From a single Paenibacillus sp. FSL R5-0345 genomic region:
- a CDS encoding carbohydrate ABC transporter permease translates to MNNSLAPAASPPNLKLHKQKRSKPTTGKILMMVFLCLIALIQLFPLIWLIDYSLLKSGDFFGSSFLKWPSPPQWENYRNAFTYGRVPRYFANSLIITVITVALSALVSLMMGYAFTRMKWKLSGIVLSLIMMGMIIPIHATLLPNFILFNKLGMLNNMYTLILPYSAIVIPMSVLIMTGFLETIPRAIEESAVIDGCGIYGVIFRIILPITKPALATICVLNFISTWNEFIMANTFLTSEDLKTIPFSIMKFAGEYSSNYGAQFAVMTIIAIPTILIYLLFTEQMTKGITAGAVKG, encoded by the coding sequence ATGAATAATTCATTAGCACCTGCCGCTTCGCCCCCCAATCTGAAGCTTCATAAACAGAAGCGCAGTAAACCTACAACTGGCAAAATCCTAATGATGGTGTTTCTTTGTCTCATCGCTTTGATTCAGTTATTTCCGCTCATCTGGCTGATCGATTACTCCCTGCTAAAGAGTGGTGATTTCTTCGGAAGCTCTTTTCTGAAATGGCCATCGCCACCGCAATGGGAGAATTATAGAAACGCTTTTACCTATGGGCGTGTACCACGCTATTTTGCCAACAGTCTTATCATTACAGTAATTACCGTTGCGCTGTCCGCACTAGTGTCACTGATGATGGGATATGCGTTCACACGCATGAAATGGAAGCTGAGTGGTATTGTGTTGTCACTCATCATGATGGGCATGATCATTCCTATTCATGCGACATTGCTGCCGAACTTTATCCTGTTTAACAAGCTCGGAATGCTGAACAATATGTACACGCTGATTCTGCCTTATTCGGCTATTGTCATTCCAATGAGCGTGCTCATTATGACCGGTTTTCTTGAGACCATCCCTCGCGCGATTGAAGAATCGGCGGTTATCGATGGCTGTGGCATTTACGGTGTGATCTTCCGCATCATCCTGCCAATTACGAAACCCGCACTCGCTACCATCTGTGTACTCAATTTCATCAGCACCTGGAATGAATTCATTATGGCGAACACCTTCCTCACCTCAGAGGATCTCAAAACCATTCCGTTCTCCATTATGAAATTCGCCGGAGAATATTCGTCCAACTATGGTGCTCAGTTCGCGGTTATGACGATCATTGCGATCCCGACCATCCTGATCTATCTGCTCTTCACAGAACAGATGACCAAGGGAATTACCGCCGGAGCGGTTAAGGGATAA
- a CDS encoding TerC family protein, which yields MDWGLLLEYGWVLLVLVALEGLLAADNALVLAIMVKHLPDEERKKALFYGLAGAFVFRFGSLFVISYLVDIWQVQAIGALYLLFIAGNHIFRKLLIKKPVTDEAAESGTDGAVNKKKSSFWFTVFKVEVADIAFAVDSILAAVALAVALPASGLPKIGGLDGGQFLVIFAGGFIGLVIMRFAASFFVKLLHTRPGLEIAAFFIVGWVGVKLAVITLAHPSLGVLSEDFAHSTIWKVTFYVVLVLIAAIGWFMSSKVEENVGENPVKEVDKQLH from the coding sequence ATGGATTGGGGATTATTATTAGAGTACGGCTGGGTATTACTAGTTCTTGTAGCACTTGAAGGACTACTAGCCGCAGATAACGCACTGGTATTGGCAATTATGGTTAAACACCTTCCTGATGAGGAAAGAAAAAAAGCACTATTCTACGGATTAGCCGGAGCCTTCGTGTTCCGCTTCGGTTCACTATTTGTCATCTCTTACCTGGTTGATATTTGGCAAGTACAAGCCATCGGCGCACTTTATTTACTGTTTATCGCGGGGAACCATATCTTCCGAAAACTATTAATCAAGAAACCAGTTACGGATGAGGCAGCTGAAAGCGGTACGGACGGCGCAGTCAACAAAAAGAAATCCAGCTTTTGGTTTACTGTCTTTAAAGTAGAAGTTGCTGACATCGCCTTCGCGGTGGATTCCATCCTAGCCGCAGTTGCACTTGCGGTTGCACTTCCTGCAAGTGGTCTTCCAAAAATCGGAGGCCTTGACGGCGGACAATTCCTCGTCATCTTTGCCGGCGGATTTATCGGATTGGTTATTATGCGTTTTGCAGCTTCCTTCTTCGTTAAGCTGCTTCACACCCGTCCAGGTCTTGAAATTGCAGCCTTCTTCATCGTAGGCTGGGTCGGCGTTAAGCTCGCAGTCATTACCTTGGCACACCCTTCACTTGGTGTTCTTTCCGAGGATTTCGCGCATAGTACCATTTGGAAGGTTACCTTCTATGTTGTACTCGTGCTCATCGCTGCAATCGGTTGGTTTATGAGCAGCAAGGTAGAAGAGAATGTTGGAGAAAATCCAGTTAAAGAAGTAGATAAACAGCTCCATTAA
- a CDS encoding carbohydrate ABC transporter permease produces the protein MHRVLSDKKAIFLLIAPGLFLFAFMICIPIFMSAYYGSTDWGGIGKYNFIGFDNYREILFHDKVFWTSLGNALLLTAATVFLQHPFAILIGIFLTNSGKYEKIFRTIFFIPAVISVVVTAKLWSGIFHPNYGLLNKLLSGVGLDSLTHDWLGDPKTAIWCIIIVVMWQGFGYALLLYYSGLQGIPSDLSEAAKIDGANNYTLYTRIIIPLLSPMMRVAIIIAVTTCLKQMETVFLMTNGGPANSTQFLGNYLYKTAFSSSLYGYGNAISILFIVFCLVLTVILNKVLKKDIGEF, from the coding sequence ATGCACAGAGTGTTAAGCGACAAAAAAGCGATATTCCTACTCATCGCACCCGGGCTATTCCTGTTTGCTTTTATGATTTGCATCCCTATCTTCATGAGCGCTTATTACGGCTCTACAGACTGGGGCGGAATCGGGAAGTACAATTTTATCGGCTTTGATAACTATCGTGAAATCCTATTTCATGACAAAGTATTCTGGACTTCGCTGGGCAATGCCCTGTTACTGACTGCTGCCACTGTATTCTTACAGCATCCCTTTGCTATTCTCATAGGGATTTTCCTGACCAATTCCGGCAAATACGAAAAAATATTCCGGACGATCTTCTTTATCCCAGCCGTAATTTCTGTTGTGGTTACAGCCAAGCTGTGGAGCGGGATTTTTCATCCCAATTACGGATTGCTCAATAAGTTGCTAAGTGGTGTTGGGCTGGATTCCCTCACACATGATTGGCTTGGAGATCCGAAGACAGCGATCTGGTGCATCATCATTGTTGTTATGTGGCAAGGCTTTGGATACGCACTGCTGCTTTATTATTCAGGTCTGCAAGGCATTCCAAGTGACTTAAGCGAGGCCGCAAAGATCGATGGTGCGAACAACTACACCCTCTACACGCGCATCATCATTCCGCTTCTGTCGCCTATGATGCGAGTTGCCATTATCATCGCGGTTACAACCTGTCTTAAGCAAATGGAAACCGTGTTCTTAATGACTAACGGCGGCCCGGCGAACAGCACGCAATTCTTAGGGAACTACCTTTACAAAACCGCCTTCTCATCGTCGCTATACGGCTACGGTAATGCCATATCCATCCTATTCATTGTGTTCTGCCTTGTACTGACCGTAATACTCAACAAGGTTCTGAAGAAAGATATCGGAGAGTTTTAG